One region of Streptomyces subrutilus genomic DNA includes:
- a CDS encoding sulfurtransferase produces MSATTPPDLAAAGLTGPLVGVDWLAARRGDGVVLFDASVGARRGAAARIPGARPFDLDGELSDHTSAVPHTMPGVQEFTEALRALGVDDTDTVVVYDAQGIYSSARAWWMLRAMGFDRVAVLDGGLPAWTAAGHPVERVPAVYDGPRGTFTARPRPGLIVDAGAVTAALADPAAAVLDARTRERYAGTAPEPRPGLRGGHMPGSANLPFGELQRDGGLMRPRDELRTAFEAVAGDREQLYFTCGSGVTACVLALGATLAGYRDLAVYDGSWSEWGLPSERPVATGGSGSP; encoded by the coding sequence ATGAGCGCGACGACACCCCCCGACCTCGCTGCCGCCGGGCTCACCGGCCCGCTCGTCGGGGTCGACTGGCTGGCCGCACGGCGCGGGGACGGCGTGGTCCTCTTCGACGCCTCCGTCGGCGCCCGCCGGGGCGCGGCCGCGCGCATCCCCGGGGCCCGGCCCTTCGACCTCGACGGGGAGCTGTCCGATCACACCTCCGCCGTGCCGCACACCATGCCCGGGGTCCAGGAATTCACCGAGGCCCTGCGCGCGCTCGGCGTGGACGACACCGACACGGTCGTCGTCTACGACGCACAGGGCATCTACTCCAGCGCCCGCGCCTGGTGGATGCTGCGCGCCATGGGCTTCGACCGGGTCGCCGTCCTCGACGGCGGCCTGCCTGCCTGGACCGCGGCCGGCCACCCGGTCGAGCGGGTGCCCGCCGTGTACGACGGCCCACGCGGCACCTTCACCGCCCGACCCCGGCCCGGCCTGATCGTGGACGCCGGTGCCGTCACCGCCGCCCTCGCCGACCCGGCCGCCGCCGTCCTCGACGCACGCACCCGTGAGCGGTACGCCGGCACCGCGCCCGAGCCGCGTCCGGGCCTGCGCGGCGGCCACATGCCGGGTTCCGCCAACCTGCCCTTCGGGGAGCTGCAGCGGGACGGCGGCTTGATGAGGCCGCGGGACGAGCTGCGCACGGCGTTCGAGGCGGTGGCCGGGGACCGCGAGCAGCTGTACTTCACCTGCGGCTCCGGGGTCACCGCCTGCGTCCTCGCGCTCGGGGCCACCCTGGCCGGCTACCGCGACCTCGCCGTGTACGACGGCTCGTGGAGCGAGTGGGGCCTGCCGTCCGAGCGGCCGGTGGCCACCGGCGGGAGCGGCTCACCGTGA
- a CDS encoding MFS transporter, producing MTAGAGTRGLTAKWRTFTGLPAGLKALIGLSFVVALGSYMVTPFIGVLMVKAVGLDIRVAGILVAVATFIQFGGSILGGTVVDRFGLKRTMVLALTLRTAGLVLLGLAVKAPWAAYPAVVLVAGGPALYLPANKAYIVTHVSDELRPLFLGVSSAALNAGMGLGPLLAALLIDADPVLLLIGLAGLFALITAAHQAALKPVEPRPAAAPAVAGTGRVTGNRAALRGALRPVLFTALAFYLYFFFQSFMGLYAAGVSNIQVLGWVMLLNCAMVVLLQPALANHIARAGYRLLVVGSFALMALGMGAMALGSTPALLAGTALFTFGEIFLFLRCELELVDRVPGNPAFAFGVQRLTAGIGGLLAGVVGGFVFAHYEAAGDLGTFWLVVAAQCAGAALLALLLAGGRRPAVPELPVAETAVAR from the coding sequence GTGACGGCCGGCGCGGGTACACGCGGGCTCACCGCGAAGTGGCGCACCTTCACCGGCTTGCCCGCCGGCCTCAAGGCCCTGATCGGCTTGTCCTTCGTCGTCGCCCTCGGTAGCTACATGGTCACCCCGTTCATCGGGGTGCTCATGGTCAAGGCCGTCGGCCTCGACATCAGGGTGGCCGGGATCCTGGTGGCCGTGGCCACCTTCATCCAGTTCGGCGGCAGCATCCTCGGCGGCACGGTCGTGGACCGGTTCGGGCTCAAGCGGACCATGGTGCTCGCGCTCACCCTGCGCACGGCCGGCCTGGTCCTGCTCGGGCTGGCGGTCAAGGCGCCCTGGGCCGCGTACCCGGCCGTCGTCCTCGTTGCCGGCGGTCCGGCGCTGTACCTCCCGGCGAACAAGGCGTACATCGTCACCCACGTCTCGGACGAACTGCGCCCGCTCTTCCTCGGGGTGAGCAGCGCCGCCCTCAACGCCGGCATGGGGCTGGGGCCGCTGCTCGCGGCGCTGTTGATCGACGCCGACCCGGTGCTGCTGCTCATCGGCCTCGCCGGGCTCTTCGCCCTGATCACCGCGGCCCACCAGGCCGCGCTGAAGCCGGTCGAGCCGCGGCCGGCCGCGGCCCCGGCGGTGGCGGGAACCGGGCGGGTCACGGGGAACCGGGCGGCGCTGCGCGGCGCGCTCCGCCCGGTCCTCTTCACCGCCCTCGCCTTCTACCTCTACTTCTTCTTCCAGAGCTTCATGGGCCTGTACGCGGCCGGGGTGTCCAACATACAGGTCCTCGGCTGGGTGATGCTGCTCAACTGCGCCATGGTGGTGCTGCTCCAGCCGGCACTGGCCAACCACATCGCGCGCGCCGGCTACCGCTTGCTGGTGGTCGGCTCGTTCGCCCTGATGGCCCTCGGCATGGGGGCCATGGCCCTCGGCAGCACCCCGGCCCTGCTGGCCGGCACCGCCCTCTTCACCTTCGGCGAGATCTTCCTCTTCCTGCGCTGCGAACTGGAACTCGTCGACCGCGTGCCGGGCAACCCCGCCTTCGCCTTCGGTGTCCAGCGGCTGACCGCCGGCATCGGCGGACTCCTCGCCGGCGTCGTCGGCGGATTCGTCTTCGCCCACTACGAGGCCGCCGGCGACCTGGGCACGTTCTGGCTGGTGGTGGCGGCGCAGTGTGCGGGCGCGGCGCTGCTCGCACTGCTGCTGGCGGGCGGCCGGCGGCCCGCCGTCCCCGAACTGCCCGTGGCCGAAACGGCGGTGGCCCGGTGA
- a CDS encoding ATP-grasp domain-containing protein gives MRHVLVFAKTPYAKTPYDQWLAGSGIVPVIVTATEYAAGYAHLPHVHAFDAYDTNQLVEKTALRLAREFAVEAVFARAEADVVRAAQLRELLGLPGQHTASALAFRDKVVMKDHLAGGPVDVPAYRRIDSAYTALDFVAEHGYPVVIKPVSESGSLGAAIIRDEAELDAYLAGPWRGSSEIEAFVPGQMYHVDGLVAGGEVVFVHPFRYLNDCLSFRDNDWVANLPLAPHDPSYDRLVKAARAVLAELPTPPQTAFHSEFWITPDDRLVFCEIASRTGGGMISAMVRHAFGIDLDKEWLYAECGLPSTLGTPAYRPAGALCIPPQNGVLEELPQAGGEPGCVREVMLTGAAGQEFHGGVKSGLFLAGYVVDGDTEEDVAANLERVAGWFSDNTRWRPADFSGGNA, from the coding sequence ATGCGCCATGTCCTCGTCTTCGCCAAGACGCCCTACGCCAAGACCCCGTACGACCAGTGGCTGGCCGGCTCGGGGATCGTCCCGGTCATCGTGACCGCGACCGAGTACGCGGCGGGCTACGCCCATCTCCCGCACGTACACGCCTTCGACGCGTACGACACCAACCAGCTGGTCGAGAAGACCGCGCTGCGCCTGGCCCGCGAATTCGCGGTCGAGGCGGTCTTCGCCCGCGCCGAGGCGGACGTCGTACGGGCCGCCCAGCTGCGGGAGCTGCTCGGCCTGCCGGGCCAGCACACCGCGAGCGCGCTCGCCTTCCGCGACAAGGTGGTCATGAAGGACCACCTCGCGGGCGGCCCCGTCGACGTGCCCGCCTACCGGCGCATCGACTCGGCGTACACGGCCCTCGACTTCGTCGCCGAGCACGGCTACCCGGTGGTGATCAAGCCGGTGTCCGAGTCGGGCTCGCTGGGCGCGGCGATCATCCGCGACGAGGCGGAGCTGGACGCGTACCTGGCCGGCCCGTGGCGGGGGAGCAGCGAGATCGAGGCATTCGTGCCGGGCCAGATGTACCACGTGGACGGGCTGGTGGCCGGCGGCGAAGTGGTCTTCGTCCACCCCTTCCGCTACCTCAACGACTGCCTGTCCTTCCGGGACAACGACTGGGTGGCCAACCTCCCGCTCGCCCCGCATGACCCGTCCTACGACCGGCTGGTCAAGGCGGCACGGGCGGTCCTGGCCGAGCTGCCGACCCCGCCGCAGACCGCTTTCCACTCCGAGTTCTGGATCACGCCCGACGACCGGCTGGTCTTCTGCGAGATCGCCAGCCGCACCGGCGGCGGCATGATCAGCGCGATGGTCCGGCACGCGTTCGGGATCGACCTGGACAAGGAGTGGCTGTACGCGGAGTGCGGCCTGCCCTCGACGCTCGGCACCCCCGCGTACCGGCCTGCCGGGGCACTGTGCATCCCACCGCAGAACGGGGTGCTGGAGGAGCTGCCGCAGGCCGGCGGGGAGCCCGGGTGCGTGCGCGAGGTGATGCTGACCGGTGCCGCGGGCCAGGAGTTCCACGGCGGGGTCAAGTCCGGCCTGTTCCTGGCCGGCTACGTGGTCGACGGGGACACGGAGGAGGATGTGGCCGCCAATCTCGAACGTGTGGCGGGCTGGTTCTCCGACAACACCCGGTGGCGGCCCGCCGATTTCTCCGGAGGTAACGCATGA
- a CDS encoding cold-shock protein — protein MATGTVKWFNAEKGFGFIEQDGGGADVFAHYSNIAAQGFRELNEGQKVSFDIAQGQKGPTAENIVPA, from the coding sequence ATGGCTACTGGTACCGTTAAGTGGTTCAACGCGGAAAAGGGTTTCGGCTTCATCGAGCAGGACGGTGGCGGCGCTGACGTGTTCGCCCACTACTCGAACATCGCCGCCCAGGGTTTCCGCGAGCTGAACGAGGGCCAGAAGGTCAGCTTCGACATCGCGCAGGGCCAGAAGGGCCCGACGGCCGAGAACATCGTTCCCGCCTGA
- the metC gene encoding cystathionine beta-lyase codes for MNESTSSRETRFVHAGSDARRQAGYVNPPVYRASTALYQDVAEMDASQADPLKRGTPVYGRFGTPTSRAFEEALTELEGGHAAVATCSGLAAITTAILAYVRAGDHILVSDSVYLPTRKFCDSLAALGVETEYYRPDAGGAAIEELIRPQTRLLYLESPGSTTFEVQDIPAITAVCRARGVVTIADNTWATPAFCRPLALGAGVDAVVHSATKYLTGHADSLLGAIVCTEESYPVVRGAAIRLGQCASADDVYLGLRGLRTLSVRLGRHQEQGLELARWTAAQEGVAAVLNPGLPQDPGHDLWRRDFTGAAGLFGVELEPGFGKPAVDAMLSRLRVFGLGHSYGGYESLIVPADPVSHRLPGTWTGRGPLVRVHVGFEGLDDLKKDLTAGFEALLGGPREGWPAENPSRWGRSLAAAEPR; via the coding sequence GTGAACGAGTCCACCTCCTCGCGGGAGACGCGGTTCGTGCACGCCGGCTCCGATGCGCGCCGGCAGGCCGGCTATGTCAACCCGCCCGTATACCGCGCCTCCACCGCGCTCTACCAGGACGTGGCCGAGATGGACGCCTCCCAGGCGGATCCGCTCAAGCGCGGTACCCCGGTCTACGGCCGCTTCGGCACCCCCACCAGCCGCGCCTTCGAGGAGGCGCTGACCGAACTGGAGGGCGGCCACGCGGCGGTGGCGACCTGCTCCGGACTCGCGGCGATCACCACGGCGATCCTGGCGTACGTCCGGGCCGGAGACCACATCCTCGTCAGCGACTCCGTCTACCTGCCGACCCGGAAGTTCTGCGACTCGCTCGCCGCGCTGGGAGTGGAGACCGAGTACTACCGTCCGGACGCGGGCGGCGCCGCGATCGAGGAGCTGATCCGCCCGCAGACCCGGCTGCTCTACCTGGAGTCCCCGGGCTCCACCACCTTCGAGGTGCAGGACATCCCGGCGATCACCGCCGTCTGCCGGGCCCGCGGAGTGGTCACCATCGCGGACAACACCTGGGCCACGCCCGCCTTCTGCCGACCGCTGGCGCTGGGTGCGGGTGTGGACGCGGTGGTGCACTCCGCGACCAAGTACCTGACGGGGCACGCGGACAGTCTCCTCGGCGCGATCGTCTGCACCGAGGAGAGCTACCCGGTCGTCCGGGGTGCGGCCATCCGGCTCGGCCAGTGCGCGAGCGCGGACGACGTCTACCTGGGCCTGCGCGGGCTGCGCACCCTGAGCGTACGGCTGGGCCGGCACCAGGAGCAGGGGCTGGAGCTGGCCCGCTGGACCGCCGCGCAGGAGGGGGTGGCGGCCGTCCTGAACCCGGGGCTGCCCCAGGATCCCGGCCACGACCTGTGGCGCCGCGACTTCACCGGCGCGGCGGGGCTGTTCGGGGTGGAACTGGAGCCGGGCTTCGGCAAACCGGCTGTCGACGCGATGCTCAGCCGACTGCGGGTGTTCGGCCTCGGCCACAGCTACGGCGGCTACGAGAGCCTGATCGTGCCGGCCGACCCGGTCTCCCACCGCTTGCCTGGCACGTGGACGGGACGCGGGCCGCTGGTCCGGGTGCACGTCGGCTTCGAGGGCCTGGACGACCTGAAGAAGGACCTGACGGCGGGCTTCGAAGCCCTGCTGGGCGGACCCCGAGAGGGCTGGCCGGCCGAGAATCCCTCTCGGTGGGGGCGGAGCCTGGCGGCTGCCGAACCGCGGTGA
- a CDS encoding RICIN domain-containing protein: MKNPTNGVRRGRHRRRWTATTGLLLGVPAIVVPYLLFVQENSQAATVDGDAYYRLVSVRSGKVLDVNGFSTADGTRIQQWTDRNTANQQWKLRPTGDGYYELVNRNSGKVLGIAGDSTAQAAAAEQQTDSSSPSQEWRIDDVSGSDTVTFTSRGSGRVLDVFADSTADGAAVIQYHGKGSTNQQWRLVKAAKSQATATGPYVWNNAQVVGGGYVTGLVFNPREKGLLYARTDMGGAYRWDPAAEQWIPLTDWVGEKDWNLLGIDSLATDPVDPNRFYAAAGTYTNGWAGNAELLRSTDRGRTFQRTALPFKLGANEHGRGAGERLAVDPADNGTLLLGTRKNGLWRSTDHGVTWGQVSSFPVKDGASSGAGIAFVTYGPVGSKTVYVGVADKSTSLYRSTDGGTTWQAVSGQPTGEMPQHGVVSGDGSLYLAYANSIGDATAGSVWKYTPAGGAWKNISPSQGNYGFSGLAVDPRNPSTVMVTTLHRWWPQDELYRSTDGGTTWKAQAAKSERDASAAPYVGTGIGHWMTALAIDPFNSGHVLYGTGSGIWRSKDANATDTGGTSHWVVGSRGLEETSLMDAVAPPGGATVISAMGDLGGFRHDSLTKVPAGRLDNPMMITSTDIDFAQSHPSLMVRVGRGGKQDGAYSTDGGSTWNGFTSEPVGSADSGRVALSADGSAIVWTEAGQAPYRSTDKGASWSRVSGLGTGAVVVADRSSAKTFYSLADGTLYAGTDGGATFTARATGLPAGRLAAVPGIAGDLWISGGGKGLLHSTDGGRTFTTLKTVQSASALGFGKAAPGADYQALYLIGTVKDVTGVFRSTDKGATWLRVNDDAHQWGSIGGVGVVTGDPDTYGRVYVGTNGRGLQYGDPS, translated from the coding sequence ATGAAGAACCCCACGAACGGCGTGCGCCGCGGGCGTCACCGCCGTCGTTGGACCGCGACGACCGGTCTGCTGCTCGGCGTCCCCGCCATCGTCGTGCCGTATCTCCTGTTCGTGCAGGAGAACTCACAAGCCGCGACGGTCGACGGTGATGCCTACTACCGGCTGGTTTCCGTACGCAGCGGCAAGGTGCTGGACGTCAACGGCTTCTCCACCGCCGACGGCACCCGCATCCAGCAGTGGACCGACCGGAACACCGCCAATCAGCAGTGGAAGCTGAGACCCACCGGGGACGGCTACTACGAGCTGGTGAACCGCAACAGCGGCAAAGTGCTGGGCATAGCCGGCGATTCGACCGCGCAGGCCGCTGCCGCCGAGCAGCAGACCGACAGCTCTTCCCCTTCCCAGGAGTGGCGGATCGACGATGTGAGCGGTTCCGACACCGTCACCTTCACCTCCCGCGGGAGCGGCCGGGTCCTGGACGTCTTCGCAGACTCCACGGCCGACGGCGCGGCGGTCATCCAGTACCACGGCAAGGGCAGCACCAACCAGCAGTGGAGGCTGGTGAAAGCGGCCAAGTCCCAGGCGACCGCGACCGGACCGTATGTGTGGAACAACGCCCAGGTGGTGGGCGGCGGTTACGTCACCGGGCTGGTGTTCAACCCCCGCGAGAAGGGTCTGCTGTACGCACGCACCGACATGGGCGGCGCCTACCGCTGGGACCCCGCGGCCGAGCAGTGGATCCCGCTCACCGACTGGGTCGGCGAGAAGGACTGGAACCTGCTCGGCATCGATTCGCTGGCCACCGACCCCGTCGACCCCAACCGGTTCTACGCCGCGGCGGGCACCTACACCAACGGCTGGGCGGGCAACGCCGAGCTCCTGCGCTCCACGGACCGGGGCCGCACCTTCCAGCGCACCGCTCTGCCCTTCAAGCTGGGCGCCAACGAACACGGCCGGGGAGCGGGCGAGCGGCTGGCGGTCGACCCCGCGGACAACGGCACCCTGCTCCTGGGCACCCGCAAGAACGGCCTGTGGCGCAGCACCGACCACGGCGTGACATGGGGTCAGGTCTCCTCGTTCCCCGTCAAGGACGGCGCGAGCAGCGGCGCGGGCATCGCCTTCGTGACGTACGGCCCCGTCGGCAGCAAGACGGTTTATGTCGGCGTCGCCGACAAGTCGACCTCCCTGTACCGCTCCACCGACGGCGGCACCACCTGGCAGGCCGTCTCCGGGCAGCCCACCGGCGAGATGCCGCAGCACGGGGTGGTCTCCGGTGACGGCTCGCTGTACCTGGCGTACGCCAACTCCATCGGCGACGCGACGGCGGGTTCGGTGTGGAAGTACACGCCGGCCGGCGGGGCGTGGAAGAACATCTCCCCGTCCCAGGGCAACTACGGGTTCTCCGGTCTGGCCGTCGACCCGCGGAACCCGTCCACGGTGATGGTCACCACCCTCCACCGCTGGTGGCCGCAGGACGAGCTGTACCGGAGCACCGACGGCGGCACGACCTGGAAGGCACAGGCCGCGAAATCGGAGCGGGACGCCTCCGCCGCTCCTTATGTCGGTACCGGCATCGGGCACTGGATGACCGCCCTGGCCATCGACCCCTTCAACTCCGGGCACGTGCTGTACGGCACCGGCAGCGGCATCTGGCGCAGCAAGGACGCCAACGCCACCGACACCGGCGGCACCAGCCACTGGGTCGTCGGGTCCCGGGGGCTGGAGGAGACCTCGCTGATGGACGCGGTCGCCCCGCCCGGTGGCGCCACCGTCATCTCCGCCATGGGCGACCTGGGCGGTTTCCGCCACGACTCTCTGACGAAGGTGCCCGCCGGGCGGCTGGACAACCCGATGATGATCACCAGTACCGACATCGATTTCGCCCAGTCCCATCCCTCGCTGATGGTCCGCGTAGGCCGTGGAGGCAAGCAGGACGGCGCCTACTCCACCGACGGCGGCAGCACCTGGAACGGCTTCACGTCGGAGCCGGTGGGCAGCGCCGACAGCGGTCGTGTCGCGCTATCGGCGGACGGCTCCGCCATCGTCTGGACCGAGGCCGGTCAGGCCCCGTACCGCTCGACCGACAAGGGGGCGAGCTGGTCGAGGGTGAGCGGCCTGGGCACCGGCGCCGTGGTCGTCGCCGACCGCTCCTCGGCCAAGACCTTCTACTCCCTGGCCGACGGCACGCTCTACGCCGGCACCGACGGCGGCGCGACCTTCACCGCCCGCGCCACCGGCCTGCCCGCCGGCCGGCTCGCGGCCGTCCCCGGCATCGCCGGAGACCTGTGGATCTCCGGCGGCGGCAAGGGACTGCTGCACTCCACCGACGGCGGCCGCACCTTCACCACGCTCAAAACGGTGCAGTCCGCCTCCGCGCTCGGCTTCGGCAAGGCCGCGCCGGGCGCCGACTATCAGGCCCTGTACCTGATCGGTACCGTCAAGGACGTCACCGGAGTCTTCCGCTCCACCGACAAGGGCGCCACCTGGCTGCGCGTCAACGACGACGCCCACCAGTGGGGCAGCATCGGCGGCGTCGGCGTCGTCACCGGCGACCCCGACACCTACGGGCGCGTCTATGTCGGCACCAACGGACGCGGCCTCCAGTACGGCGACCCGTCCTGA
- a CDS encoding sigma-70 family RNA polymerase sigma factor has product MGLMDADHAGLVVAAQAGDDRAREELIAAYLPLLYNIVGRALNGHADVDDVVQETLLRAVRDLPALRAPESFRSWLVAITLRQINTHWQRQRTSADRTTVIDEALRIPDAGAEPEDVTILRLHVSDERRQVVEAGRWLDPDHRMLLSLWWQERAGSLSRDDIAAATGLTVAHVGVRLQRMREQLELSRTIVAALEADPRCPRLDETVVGWDGLRTSVWRKRIARHTRDCPVCSATTRARVPAELLLLSLAPLAVPAGLLAALAAKGLLPGTAASAAGLATAPVAVATATGGGGLHSALIGKLHAVTAHPLASLATGAVLITGTATYATWPEPADRVPGVIAAPTVGNPTPIPSRTATSAGPSPASPSAVEGTVPLGAQSLESVDEPALYLTYAGDFATLGRVAASSSTQTRQRVTFTVIRGLADTRCVTLRAADGRYLRHRDLRLRLSTNDGSELFREDATFCPHPGAVAGSVTLHAHNYPGSVLRHRDGGIWLDGSDGTRAFAGQASFIMRRAWATAP; this is encoded by the coding sequence ATGGGGCTCATGGATGCGGACCACGCGGGGCTGGTCGTCGCGGCGCAGGCCGGTGACGATCGGGCGCGCGAGGAGCTGATCGCCGCGTACCTGCCGTTGCTCTACAACATCGTCGGGCGAGCGCTGAACGGACATGCCGACGTCGACGACGTCGTCCAGGAAACCCTGCTGCGCGCGGTACGCGACCTGCCTGCCCTTCGTGCCCCGGAGAGCTTCCGGTCCTGGCTGGTGGCGATCACGCTCCGTCAGATCAATACCCACTGGCAGCGGCAACGCACCTCCGCCGACCGGACCACGGTCATCGACGAGGCACTCCGGATACCGGACGCCGGCGCCGAACCAGAGGACGTGACGATCCTGCGTCTGCATGTGTCGGACGAGCGCCGCCAGGTCGTCGAAGCCGGCCGGTGGCTCGACCCGGACCACCGGATGCTGCTGTCGCTGTGGTGGCAGGAACGCGCCGGCTCGCTGAGCCGTGACGACATCGCCGCCGCAACGGGGCTCACTGTCGCCCACGTCGGAGTACGCCTGCAACGCATGCGCGAGCAGCTGGAGCTGAGCCGGACGATCGTCGCCGCGCTGGAGGCCGACCCGCGCTGTCCGCGGTTGGACGAGACCGTGGTCGGCTGGGACGGTCTGCGTACCTCGGTGTGGCGCAAGCGGATCGCGCGGCACACCCGCGACTGCCCGGTCTGCTCGGCGACTACGAGAGCACGGGTTCCGGCCGAGCTACTGCTCCTCAGCCTCGCGCCGCTGGCCGTCCCGGCCGGACTCCTCGCCGCGCTGGCCGCCAAGGGCCTGCTGCCGGGTACGGCCGCGAGCGCCGCCGGGCTGGCCACGGCACCCGTCGCCGTCGCCACGGCGACGGGCGGAGGCGGTCTGCACAGCGCGCTGATCGGCAAACTCCACGCGGTGACCGCCCATCCGCTGGCGAGCCTCGCCACCGGCGCTGTGCTCATCACCGGGACCGCCACCTACGCGACCTGGCCCGAACCGGCGGACCGGGTGCCCGGCGTCATCGCCGCTCCCACGGTCGGCAACCCCACGCCGATCCCGTCGCGCACCGCCACGTCGGCCGGACCGTCCCCGGCGAGTCCGTCCGCCGTCGAAGGCACTGTTCCGCTGGGCGCACAGTCGCTGGAGTCCGTGGACGAGCCCGCCCTGTACCTCACGTATGCCGGCGACTTCGCGACGCTCGGCCGAGTCGCCGCGTCCAGCAGCACGCAGACACGGCAGCGCGTCACGTTCACGGTCATCCGGGGGCTGGCCGACACACGGTGCGTCACCCTCCGCGCCGCCGATGGCCGCTATCTGCGCCACCGTGACCTGCGGCTACGGCTGAGCACCAACGACGGCAGCGAACTGTTCCGTGAAGACGCCACCTTCTGTCCGCACCCCGGGGCGGTCGCCGGTTCGGTGACCCTGCACGCGCACAACTATCCCGGATCGGTCCTCCGCCACCGCGACGGTGGCATCTGGCTCGATGGCTCCGACGGCACTCGGGCCTTCGCCGGCCAGGCTTCCTTCATCATGCGCAGGGCCTGGGCTACCGCTCCCTGA
- a CDS encoding ATP-grasp domain-containing protein — translation MTTLVIVGANPTVAREAGSLPGELIHVQLPGAPVLDPDDRVFTTDFLDLPAFLAFTDEVLRPLAPTAVVSLTELGLEPAALAARRLGVAGIDPVVVGATRDKLEMRRILEREAPHLNPAFAAGDDPEAVARLFARHGRAVAKPVDGVGSTSIALVEDIADLPADRRTAATLLEQFAEGREFSVEALSVGGRHTVLGIAEKGTTDGFIEVSHMMPPPSLDAHRQQLVARAVGELLDAVGLTDGPSHTEVMVDGDKVVVIETHTRLGGDGIADLVRLTTGVEWRRAALGWPVGAGVRRGPATAAAAATVFLTAPPGRVTAVAPPPTLTHGHVHAWDLSVLPGDEVRPLRSSSDRLGMAVLTAADTEACAAAVAELIAVPVVTTAPEPAS, via the coding sequence ATGACCACCCTTGTGATCGTCGGCGCCAATCCGACCGTGGCTCGGGAGGCGGGGTCCCTGCCCGGCGAGCTGATTCACGTGCAGTTGCCCGGTGCGCCCGTCCTCGACCCCGACGACCGGGTCTTCACCACCGACTTCCTCGACCTGCCCGCCTTCCTGGCCTTCACGGACGAGGTCCTGCGGCCGCTGGCACCCACCGCCGTCGTCTCCCTCACCGAACTCGGCCTGGAGCCGGCGGCGCTGGCGGCCCGCCGGCTCGGTGTGGCCGGCATCGACCCGGTCGTCGTGGGGGCCACCCGCGACAAGCTGGAGATGCGGCGGATCCTGGAGCGCGAGGCCCCGCACCTGAACCCGGCGTTCGCGGCGGGCGACGATCCGGAGGCCGTGGCGCGCCTGTTCGCCCGCCACGGGCGGGCGGTGGCCAAGCCGGTCGACGGGGTCGGCAGCACCTCCATCGCCCTGGTCGAGGACATCGCGGACCTCCCCGCGGACCGGCGCACGGCCGCGACCCTGCTCGAACAGTTCGCCGAGGGGCGCGAGTTCAGCGTCGAGGCGCTCTCGGTGGGTGGCAGGCACACCGTCCTGGGCATCGCCGAGAAGGGCACCACGGACGGGTTCATCGAGGTCAGCCACATGATGCCGCCGCCGTCCCTGGACGCGCACCGGCAGCAACTGGTCGCCCGCGCCGTCGGCGAGCTGCTCGACGCCGTCGGCCTGACCGACGGACCCAGCCACACCGAGGTCATGGTCGACGGCGACAAGGTCGTCGTCATCGAGACCCACACCCGGCTCGGCGGCGACGGCATCGCCGACCTGGTCCGCCTCACCACGGGAGTCGAATGGCGGCGCGCCGCCCTCGGCTGGCCCGTGGGAGCCGGGGTCCGCCGCGGGCCCGCCACGGCGGCCGCTGCCGCCACCGTCTTCCTCACCGCGCCGCCCGGGCGGGTGACGGCCGTCGCGCCGCCGCCCACCCTCACCCACGGCCACGTCCATGCCTGGGACCTCTCGGTCCTCCCCGGGGACGAGGTGCGCCCGCTGCGCTCCTCCTCGGACCGGCTCGGCATGGCCGTCCTGACCGCCGCCGACACCGAGGCCTGCGCAGCCGCCGTCGCGGAGCTGATCGCCGTACCGGTGGTCACCACCGCACCCGAACCGGCGTCCTGA